ATGAAAATGTACAACTGCAGTGTCAGGAATAAGTTTCACGCAAAGGCTCTCCCAGTCAAGACCGGACTGAAGCCACAGGTGTCCTATGTCAAAACAATACGATGTGTTGAATACGGTTGCAAACGACTCGTTCCACTCAACAGGATAAGAGAGATTTTCTATGGCGATAAGGCGCTGGTTTTCTGCTCTTTTCACAAGATCCGACACAGTTTCCCTGCACCACTTCTGCCATCGTGAGAGCTCCTCCTTACCGGAACCCTTTTCAATTCCCTCAAGGTGAAGTATCCATGCCCTGGGAGAGAGTTTATGAGTAAGATCTATGATCCTGCAGGCTTCATCCCTGAACTCTCTCCTGACCCTTTCGTCAGGATCACCCGCCTTTCTGTCAATTGGCAGATGCACGGTGTACCCACACCCGTTATATTCCGCAATTGTCCTGAGCTCACTTATATCATTTGCGGAAGGGATATTGGAAAATGAAGATGATTCGAAGAGAATCAGTTCTATATCATCAACAATTGGAGAAATCACCTTTACATTAGGTATAATACCATCCGGAATAATGTAACTTGTAGTCCCCA
The sequence above is drawn from the Fibrobacter sp. genome and encodes:
- a CDS encoding sugar phosphate isomerase/epimerase; translation: MTGRKKKKKYPFLLGTTSYIIPDGIIPNVKVISPIVDDIELILFESSSFSNIPSANDISELRTIAEYNGCGYTVHLPIDRKAGDPDERVRREFRDEACRIIDLTHKLSPRAWILHLEGIEKGSGKEELSRWQKWCRETVSDLVKRAENQRLIAIENLSYPVEWNESFATVFNTSYCFDIGHLWLQSGLDWESLCVKLIPDTAVVHFHGVHEGKDHISLSDGDREQQRRFLMLLKDAGYRGVLTLEIFNEKDLHLSMEVLGRLWELLP